The nucleotide window GCTGCTGTCAGCCAACCTGCTGCCAAACCAGGTGTTGCCAGCCAACCTTCTGCTGCCAGACCAGTGGCTGTGAGACTGGTTGTGGCATTGTTGGTAGCATTGGctgtggccaggagggaggcagtggAGCTGTGAGCTGCCGCACCAGGTGGTGCCGACCTGACTGCCGCGTGGAgggcacctgcctgcctccctgctgtgtgGTGAGCTGCACCCCCCCGTGCTGCTGCCAGCTGCACCATGCCCAGACCTCCTGCTGCCGCCCATCCTACTGTGGACGGTCCTGCTGCCGCCTAGCCTGCTGCTGCCAGCCCACCTGCTGTGAGCCCACTTGCTGGCAGCCCACCTGCTAAAAGCCAGGTTGCTGATTTTCAACTTGAAAGTTCAACTTCCAACTCAATCCATGAAGCAATTATCTCTTCAACCACCCCTGGACACTAACAAGTTCTTGAACTTTAATTGACTTTTTCTGAGGGGTTACCAAATATTGGGACTTCATAGACTTATCTGATTCCATTCAACACTAGAAAGATCTTGATCTCTCCACTAAGGCCACCAAAATACAAATTGGACCcaagaaatgggaaagcaagtttGCCTTGGGATTGACCTTCAGCAAGCCTCCTCTCCACAGCTCAATGCTGCCAAAGCTGAGGAAGAACCATCTGTCCTTCTCAGACACATTCACCTCCTAAACTCCACCGTCTTGCAACTTTCACTTCCTATGAGAGGGAAATAATATACCAAGgtctaataaattatacatatttggtacggcaaacatatctctttttcttcattgagtgTCGCCAAAAAGATTCTAATCTGACTTTGATATCCCGTGGTACTCTTCTTATACCATGGTAGGATATATGATCAAACCCAGGGGAGGTTAATCCCCATAAAGAGCACAAACTAAAAATATCTGAGGGTTTACTGagggaaaggtattccatgctcatggctggaagaattactattgttaaaatgtccacactacctaaagtaatctacagattcaatgcaatccttatcaaaattccaatggcattttccaggatataacaaacaatcctaaaatttgtatggaaccacaaaaggccctgaatagccaaagcaatcttgagaaagaagaacaaagctggaggcatctcatgctctgatttcaaactacgctacaaagctacagtaatcaaaacagcatggtactgacctaaaagcagacatatagacaaatatggaatagaatagagagcccagaattaaccctcacatatgtggtcaaaagatcttcaacagaggtgccaagaccattcaata belongs to Eubalaena glacialis isolate mEubGla1 chromosome 19, mEubGla1.1.hap2.+ XY, whole genome shotgun sequence and includes:
- the LOC133080539 gene encoding keratin, high-sulfur matrix protein, B2A-like, whose protein sequence is MACCSTSFCGFPICSTGGTCGSSCCQPTCCQTRCCQPTFCCQTSGCETGCGIVGSIGCGQEGGSGAVSCRTRWCRPDCRVEGTCLPPCCVVSCTPPCCCQLHHAQTSCCRPSYCGRSCCRLACCCQPTCCEPTCWQPTC